CGGTGCCCTAACAACTGGTGTACAGGCGGCTGGCGGTCTGAGCGTGTGCTGCGCCGATCCGTTTGCACTCGGGGTCCTTCGGCCACCAGGGGAGTTTGGCGTGGACATCGTGGTCAGCGAGGCGCAGGCCCTCGGCAGCCCGATGGGTTTCGGAGGTCCCGGACTGGGGCTGTTCGCCGTAAGGGAAGCTCTAGTTCGACGCTTGCCTGGACGAGTGGTAGGGATGACCCAAGATGTGGAAGGACGGCGCGGCTTCGTGATGACACTGCGCACCCGAGAGCAGGACATCCGCCGCGAGAAGGCGACCAGCAACATCTGCACCAACCAGGCGCTGGTGGCGCTGGCCGCGACGGTCTACCTCTCTGCACTCGGAAAGACTGGGTTCCGCCGCGTTGCCGAGGCGTGCGTGCAGAACGCGCACTACGCGGCCGAGCGGCTGAGCACCATCCCCGGAGTGCAGCTGCGCTTCCCGACTAGGCGCTTCGCGTACGAGTTTGTGCTTAAGCTGCCTAGACCTGCAGACGCTGTGCGTGACGAGCTGCTGGAGGCGGGTTACTTAGCCGGGTTGCCCCTTGGGCAGCACTACCAAGACATGGAGGACTGCCTCCTAACCTGCGTCACGGAGGTGCGGACGAAGGAGGAGATTGACGGCTTCGTAGAGGCCGTGCGAAAGGCGGTGCGACCGTGAGCCATGCGGATTACCCCCTGATCTTCGAGCGAGGTCGTCGAGGTCGCATCGGCTGCAATCCACCCGTTTCGGACATACCTCGCCTGCCCTTGGAGGATCTCCTCGGAACGAACGCCGTACGCGAGCCTGCAGTTTTGCCGGAAGTGGACGAGCTCGACCTGGTCCGCCACTTCACCAACCTGAGCCGCCGGTCGTACGGCATTGACAACGGGCTGTACCCGCTCGGGTCGTGCACCATGAAGTACAACCCACGCGTCAACGAGGTGACCGCCTCGTTGCCCGGATTCGCGCGCATCCACCCACTTCAGCCGCAGCAGACCGCGCAGGGTTGTCTGGAGCTCTTGCACGACCTTCAGATGTACCTAGCCGAGATCGCCGGCTTCGACACTGCCACTTTGCAACCCGCCGCCGGTGCAGCGGGCGAGCACTTGTGCTTGATGATGATCAAGCGCTACCATGAGGAGCGTGGCGAAGGCGAGACGCGCAAGGTGATGCTCGTGCCGGATACGGCGCATGGCACGAATCCGGCGTCGGCTGCGCGAACAGGGTACTCCGTTCGCCACGTGGCAACGGACGCCGAGGGCAACACGAATCTGGCCGAGCTGCGCGCCGCACTAGACGATTCGGTTGCAGGCATGATGCTTACCAACCCGAACACCCTGGGCCTGTTCGAGCGCACCATATCCGAAGCATGCGACATGGTGCACAAGGCGGGGGGGCTAGTGTTCTGCGACGGCGCGAACATGAACGCGCTCGTGGGAGTGGCCCGACCCGGAGACATGGGTTTCGACTGCATGCACCTCAACCTGCACAAGACCTTTTCCACCCCTCACGGTGGAGGCGGACCTGGATGCGGAGCCATCGCCACACAGCGAAACCTGGAGCCGTTCCTTCCAGCACCCGTTGTCGTGAAGCGTGGGAACGAGTATGTGCTCGACCACGACCGACCACGATCGGTCGGACGCGTACACAGCTTCTACGGCAACTTCCTGCTAGCGGTTCGTGCCCTGACGTATATCCTG
This Fimbriimonadia bacterium DNA region includes the following protein-coding sequences:
- the gcvPA gene encoding aminomethyl-transferring glycine dehydrogenase subunit GcvPA produces the protein MAYIPHTDEDRAEMLATIGVESLDDLFTDIPTDMRLDEPLHIPPAHDEHALVGHLSHLAEKNRSDLCCFLGAGVYDHFIPATVGTVLSRGEFLTSYTPYQPELSQGYLQAIYEFQSMVCELTGMDMANASMYDGGTALAEAALLAHGANGRDVVVVSEGVHPHYRQIVKTFCWSAGLQYREVALADGVTTSADNLEGVACLLFQQPNFLGVLEDVGALTTGVQAAGGLSVCCADPFALGVLRPPGEFGVDIVVSEAQALGSPMGFGGPGLGLFAVREALVRRLPGRVVGMTQDVEGRRGFVMTLRTREQDIRREKATSNICTNQALVALAATVYLSALGKTGFRRVAEACVQNAHYAAERLSTIPGVQLRFPTRRFAYEFVLKLPRPADAVRDELLEAGYLAGLPLGQHYQDMEDCLLTCVTEVRTKEEIDGFVEAVRKAVRP
- the gcvPB gene encoding aminomethyl-transferring glycine dehydrogenase subunit GcvPB produces the protein MSHADYPLIFERGRRGRIGCNPPVSDIPRLPLEDLLGTNAVREPAVLPEVDELDLVRHFTNLSRRSYGIDNGLYPLGSCTMKYNPRVNEVTASLPGFARIHPLQPQQTAQGCLELLHDLQMYLAEIAGFDTATLQPAAGAAGEHLCLMMIKRYHEERGEGETRKVMLVPDTAHGTNPASAARTGYSVRHVATDAEGNTNLAELRAALDDSVAGMMLTNPNTLGLFERTISEACDMVHKAGGLVFCDGANMNALVGVARPGDMGFDCMHLNLHKTFSTPHGGGGPGCGAIATQRNLEPFLPAPVVVKRGNEYVLDHDRPRSVGRVHSFYGNFLLAVRALTYILAYGHDRLADVAKHAVLNANYVRAKLRDVYPAAYDRVCMHECVLTGDPVKERTGVRVLDISKRLIDYGFHPMTNYFPLIVHEAMMIEPTETENKETLDRFCDALRSIAEEAEKDPELVQSAPHHAVVGRLDEVLAVKQLNVRWKPASDSTE